The Deltaproteobacteria bacterium region GGCCGCGCACCTTGCGCAGGTAGATTGAGAGCTCGTCGAGGAGTATCAGGGTTGGGTCGTTGCCGAAAATGTTCCGGATCGTTTCGGCGCCCGGCGCGCGCCGCTCGCGATCGCTCTGCTCGACCGCACGGAAGCCCTCTTCACCGGCGAGCGCCCAGGCCAGCTCGCCCCAGGGTGTGAAGGCCCGGATACCCGGCCCCATCACCCGGCCGTTGGCAGGGTCGGCATTCTCGCCGTCGAAGGCGGCGACGCGGGTCCGAGCCTTCGGCACGAGAGCCGGATCCACGAACTCCCCAGCGTTGGTGACGCCAGGCATGCCGCCGGCCACGTGCGAAAGGGCGATCAGGGCATGGGTCTTCCCGCCCCCATACTGGGTATCCAGCCGGAAGATCGCCGGCGCCCCCCCGAGGGCCCCTAGCCGGCGGCAGACGTTGTCGATGAGGCGCTTGAGTCCCGTGGTCGGGTGCGTGTTCGCGAAGAAGACCGCCGGGTTCTGGTATTCCGGGGGAGCCTGGCCGCGCAGGACCTGGGCTAGGTCCGCGGCGAAGTCGGACTCCTGGAGGCTCCCTCTTAGAACGTCGTCTCGGGGCGAGCAGAGATCGAAGATCGTGCGCATGCGGGACCTCGGACGGGCAAGCGATGTGACACGGCTTCAGGCGGCCGCGGGGCGGCCGGCGGGCAGTCTATCAGCAAGCTCGGGCCGGATGCCGCTCCGGAGGCGCGGCAACCTGCCCACCGGTGGAGAAGCGGGCCGAACATGGTCCGGTGCCCGAAACCTCTGAGAGAAGCCGCCCTACGGCGGCTCAGCGGCTCTCGCGGAATCAACCCACGATCGCTGCGCATGACTATCCCCCGGACGATTGGAGCCTCCGGCAATCCAAGGAGGGTTCCACTTCGGGCATCTCGCGCCGTTGCTCGGCCACATCGCTACGGCTATCGACGGATCGAGGCTGCGTCCTGCGCGCGCACCCGCCCCCCTTTCCACCAACCGCCTTCGCGGGGGCGCCTCACTAATCTCGACCTTCACTCGCCTACCGATCTCGCCCTATCGACACATCTTGCGGTTCCGGTCGAGATGCGACCACAATGAAACAAGCGAGATGCGTCGCTGCGGGATACCTACCGGCTCGGAGGGGCAGCCAATCGCTATTGTCGCCTCGCAAGGAAATCGATATGGGGGAACCCAATGATCCGCACGCCTCCGAAGTACTGCCAGTACGCTGGCGGCGCTTGCGACCAGGCCTTCGAGGGGATCAAGCCCTCCGTCGGCATATTTCTTTATCCGTCAGAGCCCCAACAGATCGCTGCTGCGATTGAAAGCGCAGCGGAGGATCTAGAGCTGTCGCGCGGAGGCAACTGGCTCACTTGGAGGAAGTTCGCGATCGCCGGCCAAGTGATCTTCTGCGCGATCTGCAAGAGAATGCGTTTCGCAGATTTCGTCGCTGCTGACGTTACCACGCTCAACTTCAACCTACTGTTCGAAATAGGGTTCGGCATCGGCCTTGGCCTTCCAGTGATTCCCATTCGCGATGCATCTTACCTTCGTGATAAGGATGCATTCAACGATCTCGGCTTACTCGACACCCTCGGCTACACAGATTTCCGGAATGCTGAGGATCTGGTCCAAAAGATCGGCGAACTTCGACCCGAACCTTTGCCACCACTGGTGTCATCCAGCCCGGATTCTGCTCTCTACGTACTGCGAAGCCGGCACGAAACCGAGGGGGAAGTCGTGCTTGCGTCTATTCTGCGTCGGTCGTTTCTGGAGTTCCGAACGTTCGATGCCGACGAGACGCCGCGACTTTCACTTCACGAGGCTAGAAAGCAAGTTGCCACGTCGGTGGGCGTGATTGCCCACCTCCTGGATGCTGCACGCGAAGGCGCGACCGTCCACAACGCTCGCTGTGCGCTAGTTGCTGGGCTTGCGATGAGCCAAGGTAAGACAGTTGTCCTTCTTCAAGAGGGCGAGCGGGTACAGCCGATCGACTACCGTGACGTTGTTTCTTGGTATTCGCGGCCAGATCAGATCGAGCGCCTCATTGAGAAGCCGCTGCGCCAGGTAATGCAGCGATTTTTTGACCGGTCACTGACCACCGTTGAGTCGCCTCGAGGGCTATTGCAGAAGCTCGACATTGGCGACGTGGCGGCCGAGAATGAGGTTCGGCCTCTACAATCGTATTTCGTTCCAACGGGCCAATACGAGGAGGCCAAGCGAGGCCACGCTCGTCTTGTCGTCGGCCGCAAGGGATCCGGCAAGACGGCAATCTTCTACGCTCTGAATGCCGCCTTCGAATCGCGGACGTCCCACGTAGTTCTCGCCTTAAAGCCGGAGGGGCATCAGTTGAGCCGTCTCCGCGAATCGGTTCTCGAGCAACTTACTCCCGGTGTGCGCGAGTATTTGCTGACGGCATTTTGGAACTCGATCCTTTTGGCTGAGCTCGCACGGAAGATTACCGAGGATGAAATCAGCTGGGCGCACCGAGATGAGGCAAGACGGCGACCTTATGAGCGGGTCGCGTTGCTTCATGAACAGTTCGGAATGGCGGAAGAAGGTGATTTCTCTCAAAGGCTACTGCACCAAATAAATCGAGTAATCGCGGTCTTCTCAACTCGTGACTCCGTTGAAGTCGGCGAGATCACCGAACATCTCTTTCGTGTCGATCTCCGCGAACTAACTGATGCAGTAGGAGACTTCCTCTCGCTGAAGGAAGAAACCTGGATGCTTGTCGACAACCTCGACAAAGGCTGGCCGACGCTAGGTGTCACGGCGATTGATATTCTCATCGTTCGCACACTCCTAGAGGCTACGAGAAAGCTGCAGCGTCAGTTGGACCGCAAGGGCGTGGATTTTCGCGCCATGGTCTTCCTCCGGAACGACGTTTACGAGCATCTAGTGGACCAGACTCCAGATCGAGGCAAGGAGACCGCGATCGTTCTTGATTGGGATGATCGCGAGGTCCTTAAGGAAATGGTGCGAAGACGGATCATTGCAACGACCGGCCTCGACGGAACGTTTGATGCGATCTGGGGAGCGCTTTTTGAATCGACAATCGGAGCACAGCAGTCGTTTCACTACATGGTCGACCGCACCCTAATGAGGCCTAGAGATCTTCTCATGTTTATACGCAGGGCCATCGAGGTTGCCACGAACCGAGGCCACGAGAAGGTGACCGCTGAGGACATCCGCCACGCAGAAGAGAGCTATTCGAACGACATGCTCCAGTCAGTGACGTTCGAGCTTCGAGACGTTCAGGCCGGATCTACTGATTGGGTGTACGCGTTTCTCGATAGCGAGGTACGGATCTCGCAGCGCCAAGTTCAGGAGCGGATCCGTCCGCTCTGCGGAGAGGCAGACGTCGATCGAGCGATTGAGCTGCTGGTATGGTTTGGTTTTTTGGGCGTAGCGCGCGGCCGCATGGAGGATTCTCGTTACGCTTTCGATGTCAGATACGACATGAAGAAGCTACTGGCACCACTAACACGCGAGGCAGGCTTCTTCGTTATCCATCCGGCTTTCCGCCGCGCCTTGGAGTGCCGGATGTAGTTCACTAGTCGCCAGCGGGCGCGGATCGTAGACTCGGGAGATCGGTCTGTGTTCTCGGCGGGAAGACGTCTCGAGCACCTCGCCACCCAGAGCGACTTTGCGGCGTGCTGCGGGGCTACGAGCCAAATGAGAGCGCCATTTCGAGCTGCTACCCGACCTGGATGACAACGACTTCACCGCCCCACTTGTGCAAGTGCCCTTCTACCGACAGCTCAACTGCTGAAAGCTAGACGAAGGGGCGCTGCGCCGTACGCGCGCTGAGCCCGCAGTTTGCCTGGAGGTGGCGTTCGCCGAGCGATTTGTTCATCTGCTGAACTCGAGCGAAATCGAGCGGAAGTTGGACTTTTCTACTGGAACTAAACACGGGCGCCAGTCGCTTGCGGCAACATGGTGGGAGCTCGACCGGCGGAGCCGCGACTCCGCAGCTCCGCCGGCGCTGTCAGCTGGTCGAGGTCCCCGGCGTGCTGCGCACGCCCTCCCCGGCTTCGTCTGCGCTCCTGACCGGCCGCATCTGGATCGTCACGGCCCGGTCCGTGGGGAGATAGTCGAAGCGCAGATTCCAGCTGCCGTCCTGGTTCTGGAAGGCGGTGCCGATGCGGGTCCAGAAGCCCTTCTCCATGCCCTCGCGCTGCACGACGCCGAAGAGTGCCTGGGTGTTGACTGCCATGATGTGTCTCCTTCGTTGGGTTTGAGGCCCCTTTGGGCCAGGTCTCTCGCCCACCCCGGAGACCTGGCCAGACGGGGCCGGGAGCCGGAGGGCGCCAGTGGAGCGAGAGGCGCGGCGATTGGGGGGTGAGCCGCGCCGTGGTGCGAGGCAAGGGGCGTGAACGAGCAGAGTCCTCGGAGTGAGGGCGCGCCAACTTGTCCGAAGGGCCGAGTGGAGCCAGGCCGACGGCGAATGACACCGAAGGAGATCACACGGCAGTCGACCATAGTGTTGCACGACGCGCTGCGCGGGGGCATGGAGCGGCGGAGTCAGTCGGGGTGAGCACAGCGTGCGCCCAGGACCGTGCGGGAGCGCTTCCAGCCCACAGGCGATCACTTGCCACGAGCGTCAGGCGGCGGCTGCTGGCGGCGCCAGCTACGGAAGTCGCGATCGACCTCGAGGAAGTGCTGGAGGATGGCGATGGTGACCGCGGACACGTCGATGGGCTCGCCATAGGTCACCTCGTAGTAGCGGCAGTAGGCCTTGAGCTGCGAGACGGTCTCTGCCGGCACGGTGACGCGGATCTCGATGGGCGGCTCGTCGGGCCGCCGGCGCTGCAGCTTCATGGGTGCTTCCTCGTGCTCGTCGGTGGAATCAATGCGCCGGGTACGGACCGGGCAGGACCAGGTCTTTCATCACGGCGATGTTGAAGCGGTAGCCGGAGCGGATCTCGAGCGTCGGTTGGACGTTCAGGTTGCGGCGTGCCATCTCGATGCCGAGGTCGCCGAGGTTCTGACCGAGCGCGGCGGCGAGGATTTCCCGCAGATCGTGCGTGTCGGTTGCCTGGTTGCCCGCCGAGAACGTGCCCTGTGAGATCTGGAGGCCGGCGCTGATGGCGCTCAGCAGGACGGCGCTACCGAAGATGCGGAGGTAGTCGCGCTGGACGCGATCGTGGAAGCCGGCGGCGCCGGCGACATCGGTCCCGGGCATGGATTCGAGGTTGAGGCTGGAGCCGTTGGGGAAGATGAGCCGCTGCCAGGCGACGAGGACGCGCTCCTGGCCGAAGGCGACGACGCTGTCGTAGACGCCGATCGCGCGGGTGCCCTGCGGAATCAGGAGGTGGGCGCCCGTGGCCGTGTCGAAGACGTTCTCGCGTACCTGGGCGATGAGCTGGCCTGGGAGGTCGGAGTTGGCCTGGGTGATCAGGACGGCGGGCACTAGCGAGCCGGCCTTCACCTCGTAGGGCGTGATGGACGGCCGGACGAGGTGCTCGAGGACCTCGTCCTGCGCGCCGAGCTTCGCATTGCGCAGGAACTCGGCCTTCTCGCGCTGGAGGTTCTGCGAGACCGTGGGGTCTTCCTCGCGTTGCCCCTCGACGATGTCCCTGGCAGCCTGGAATACGTTCGCGGGATCGGCCGAAGGCGGGGCACCGGGCCGTTCGGCGCGAGTCGGCGCCGCGCGGGGTTCGACGCGACCCTCGTAGACGACGGGGCGCGATGCCAACGCGCGGCGAAGCGTCTGGTCGGCAGCGTCGGAAGCCGGCTCGAGGAGCTGCGGCGAGCCGGCCGCGTCGAGCACAGGGACCTCGGGGGTCTCCGCGGCGACGGGCGCGGGCTCGGGAAGCGCCGGCGACATGGGGAGACGCGGAACGCCGTCCGGCTGGTTCTCCCAGAAGCGATCCGCGGCCGCGCTGGCACCGGTCGACTCCCTCCGCTCGGCGACTCGCCTGCTGCGGTCCGAGAGAGTGAAGACCGATGCGAGGATGACGGCCGTCGCGAGGCCGCCGGCGACGAAGATCGCACGGCGGTTGAGGCGCACGACTCGAGGCTTGGGCTCGAGCTCGACCGGTTCGCCGTCGGGATCCGGAAGCGTCGGTTGGTCGCTCATTTGCGGCTCTGGCGGGAGAGGCGGCTCACGGTGACGCGCTGCTGCTTTCCCCCGACGCCGAGCACGAGGACGGCCTCCGAGAAGAGCTTGTCGACGACGAAGTAGCGGCCGCGCAGCCGGTAGTTGACAAGGGCCCGATCCTTGCCGCCACCGGCCTGGACGAAGAGCGCCGGTGCCTCGGTCGCGCTCATGGCGCCCGGCATCTGGATGAAGACGCGGGTGCCGTCGTCGAAGGCCTGGATCGGGCGCCACGGCACGCGATCGCCCGCGATGCGGTAGCCGAAGTTCAGGCCCTCGGGGCTCACGAGCGGGAGCCGCGCGACCTCGCGCTCCCGCTCTTTGCGCGCGCCCTCGCGGGCAGCCGCAGCCGCGTCGGTCCAGCGCTGGACGGTGTCCTGCGGGTAGTAGAAGCGGACGCTCCGGAAGTAGCCGCCCGTCTCCTCCTGCGAGCTGATGAGCCCGAGGTGGTAGACACGGCGGTCCGTCGTGATGACGAGGTTGGTGCTGAGTTCAAACTCGGTGGGCTTCACGACGACGTGGGCCTGCCGAGCGTCCTCGGGCCCGCTCTCCATCTTGGAGGCGATCCAGCGCTCCGAGTCACCGAGCGCGATGTTGAGGACGCCCTCCCCTGCCTCGAGCTGGATGTCGCAGACGCGAAGCGGTTTGCAATAGAGGATCGGTTGGCGCTCGCCGTACGGGAAGACCACGAAGCCGGGCTTGCGCACGATCGGGGCCTTTCCCGTCTGCTGGAACTGGCGAACTGCCTCGGCCAGCTCCGCGTCGTCTTCGCCGAGCAGAGCCGTCTTGTCGGCCGGAAGCGCGCCGGGCTCGGGCACCGCGATCTCTTCCGTCACTCGGTTGGCCTCGGCGAAGTCCTCGGGCCCGAGCTCCGGAGTCGTTGCGCACCCGGCCGCCACCGCCATCCCACCGGCGATCACGAGCTGCGTCCAATGCGAGCGGTCCATCGATCCCCTCCTCACAGTTGCTTGGTCCACTGGATATTGGTCACGTAGAGTCCGAGGGGGTTCTGCTCGATCTGCTCCGGCGTGTTGCTCGGCCGGACCTCGACGGCGAGGAGCGCTTGCCAGCGCTCGCGGACGAGGACGGCACCGTCGAGTCCGCGGTGCGTCTCGGTCCACTGGATCTGCCATGACTCGCTGGCGGGGAGCGGCAGGACGCTCGTCACGTCGACGCTGACCGTCCGCTCCTGCATGCGAACAAACGGGTTGTGTTCCTGGAAGTGGTCGTTCAGGAACTGCATGGCCGCGCCCGCCGCGTGGGCGTAGGCCGAGTCGAGGATCTGCTTCTCGGCGGCGCCGTCGGCGACGATCGAGCGCACCTTGCGGATGAACTCGGCGACCTGGTAGCGGACGAGGCGCGGATCGGTGCTCCGGGCCTTATCGGCCGGACCGATCACGAGCGTCTGTGCGAGCTCGTCCACCTCGATGACGTAGGGCGTGACGCGGCTCTGCGAGGCCTGCCAGAGGATGCCCAGGCCGAGCATGGCGTTCACGACCAGTGCTACGAGCGCGATGACCTGCCAGTTGCGCTTGGCGCGAATGAAGCCGTGGTAGCGCTCGTTCCATTCGAGGCGGGCGGCCAGGTAGGGATTCTCGGGTGCCTTCATGATCGTTCACCTCATCGAGTGTCGCGGTCGTCGTCGCTCGGGGGCTGCGTGGTCGTCGTTGCCATGGGAGCGGTCTCGCGGGAGCGCTCGGCGCGCGAGGGGACGCGCGCACGCGCGATCGGCGCGCGAGAGACCACGCCGGCGTCCGGCGGACCGCCGCCACCGACCTGGCGCCGCGAATCTCCGAAGCGAGCGATCCGCCGCTGGCGCAAGCTCTCTGTCGTGCGCGCCGCCGGAATGCCGGCAACGCGCCGGGCGCGAGCAGCTACCGCTTCGGTGGCGAGCGCGGTGAAGCCGCCGGCGACGGATCCGATCATCCCCGCACTTCCGGCGGCGCGCGCAGCGCGCGCGTAGCGGCCGGCCTCGAGGACCGCCGTGGAGCCGCGCACGCCCGCCGCGGCGGCCCGCACCGCGATGCCCTTCACACCGAGGGCCATCGCGGCCATGGAGCCGCCCGTGTAGAGGGCGCTCCCGAGGGTGAGGTTCACCGAGCCAGCGATCAGCGAGGAGGCGAAGGACGGGATCTGCCAGGAAACGATCATGTAGACGAGCGAAGCGCCGAGGATCGCGAAGAGATCGGAGGGCGAGGTGCCGGCGTTGGCGAGCGTCGGCGCCCACGAGGCCGCCAGCGCGGTGCCCACCCCGATGATCAGGTAGAGGACGAAGAGCTTGATCCCGATCGCGACGGCGTAGCTGAGGTACCGCTCGGCGAATGGCATCGTCCAACGGGAGCCCGCGAAGCCCAGGAGCAGCACGCCGCCGCCGATCACGATGTACATCTCGATCAGGGAGAGGGCGAGCTGGCCGGCGATGATCACGAAAGCCAGGAACGTCAGGAGCGATGCGATCGCCGCGACGAGGTTGCCACCCGGCGACGTGAACCAGCCGGCGACGCTGATGCTGGCGATCAGCGTCGAGGCGACCGCGATGCCCTGGTCGATCACGGTGCTCGGGTTGAGCTCCGGAAGCCCGCCGGCCGTGCGACCCGCGGTCGCGAAGCCGTCGATGATCGCGGGCACCCAGACATCGGCGAAGATCAGGACGGCGAGAAAGAAGCCGATCGCGATGATCCGCTTGAGGAGCTGGACCAGGATCTGCGTCGGATCATCGCGCTCGACCACCCACCACGAAGCCGCCCAGACGATCTCGATCGCCGCCAACGTGAAGAACAGGTTCCGCGCGATCGGGAAGAGCGCGCCGAACCAGCCGGCCGTGGCAGCCTGGAAGGCATTGACGAGGTCGGTGAGGATCGTGGTCATCGGCCGGCTCGCCCTGCGCTACGGCCGCGGGACCGTGCCGAGGCCCTCGCTCGCTCGCGACACGGGGATCGCCTGCGGCGCATTCCCGACCCACGCGTCGAACGCTGCAGCGGAACCCGCGGCCTTCGCCTCCTGGGCTCCGAGGTACGCGTTCTGAGCATTGATCTGCGCGGCGAAGAGCTGGCGGAGCTTGGTCATCTCTCCGACCTGGAGACTCGCGATCTGGTTGCCGATCTGGAGCGCCTCGAGCCGGCCCTGGGTGCTGTCGTTGGCGCTTCGCAGCGCGTCGAGAGCGGCCTGCACGCTCGGGGCGTCGGCCACGTTGCGACCGGCAGAAGCGAGCGTGCCGCGAAGCGTGTCGAGGGCGCTCGTGGACCACGAGTCGTAGGCGGTCGGCCAGTCCGTCGAAGCGACGTAGCCTGGGAAGCGGCCCTCGAAGACGTCCGCCACGTTCGAGAGCGTGTACGGGATCGAGAGACCGACCTGCACCGCCTGGCCGAGCGCGTCGAGAGCCGCCTGCGTCTCGCCCCAGGCAACCGTCGGCGCCGCCAGCGTGTTCACGGCCATGTTCTGGAGCATCTCGAGCTCGTGCTGCAGCTGCTGGACCTGCTGCGCGATCTGGGTGCCCTGGTTGGCCACCATCTGGACTTCCTGCGCGACGCTCAGCGTCTGCTGCACGGCCGTGATGATGTTGTGGACCATGTTCCGCGGGTCGAACACGATGTCGAGGCTGCGCGCCGTGCGCGGAGGGAAGAGCGCGGTTCCGACCAGGCCGATAGCGACGACGGCGTGGCATACCCGAATTCCCCTACTCCGAGACATCTCTCTTCTCCTTGTGGGCCCGCCATTGCGCGGCCCCTTCCGGCAGGCCGCGGCTCGCCAGCCACTCGGCGGGCCAGTCGCTGCCGTGCGATGCGATGAGGGCCCGCGCGTGCTGCAGCTCTTCGCGGCCCGAGGCTCCGACGAAGCTCAGCGCTACGGGACCGAGGCCGAGGTCGATGAGCCGGCGCCCGAGCGGCGATGCGTAGTAGTAGTGGCGCTTGGGAATCGCCCCGGCGAGGATCTCGATCTCGCGCCGGCTGAGACCGATTCGCTGGTACAGCTCGCCGGTCTGGTCGGTGCGCGCCGCTGGATTGGGAAGGAAGAGCCGTGTCGGGCACGACTCCAGAAGGAGGTCGCGGCGCGGCGAGCGATAGACCTCCGCCAGGCTCTGGGTCACGAAGACGACGGCGGCGTTCGCCTTGCGCAAGACCCGCAGCCACTCCTCGAGCTTTTCTGCGAAGA contains the following coding sequences:
- a CDS encoding DUF2274 domain-containing protein, which encodes MKLQRRRPDEPPIEIRVTVPAETVSQLKAYCRYYEVTYGEPIDVSAVTIAILQHFLEVDRDFRSWRRQQPPPDARGK
- the trbG gene encoding P-type conjugative transfer protein TrbG, giving the protein MDRSHWTQLVIAGGMAVAAGCATTPELGPEDFAEANRVTEEIAVPEPGALPADKTALLGEDDAELAEAVRQFQQTGKAPIVRKPGFVVFPYGERQPILYCKPLRVCDIQLEAGEGVLNIALGDSERWIASKMESGPEDARQAHVVVKPTEFELSTNLVITTDRRVYHLGLISSQEETGGYFRSVRFYYPQDTVQRWTDAAAAAREGARKEREREVARLPLVSPEGLNFGYRIAGDRVPWRPIQAFDDGTRVFIQMPGAMSATEAPALFVQAGGGKDRALVNYRLRGRYFVVDKLFSEAVLVLGVGGKQQRVTVSRLSRQSRK
- the trbF gene encoding conjugal transfer protein TrbF; the encoded protein is MKAPENPYLAARLEWNERYHGFIRAKRNWQVIALVALVVNAMLGLGILWQASQSRVTPYVIEVDELAQTLVIGPADKARSTDPRLVRYQVAEFIRKVRSIVADGAAEKQILDSAYAHAAGAAMQFLNDHFQEHNPFVRMQERTVSVDVTSVLPLPASESWQIQWTETHRGLDGAVLVRERWQALLAVEVRPSNTPEQIEQNPLGLYVTNIQWTKQL
- the trbL gene encoding P-type conjugative transfer protein TrbL, translating into MTTILTDLVNAFQAATAGWFGALFPIARNLFFTLAAIEIVWAASWWVVERDDPTQILVQLLKRIIAIGFFLAVLIFADVWVPAIIDGFATAGRTAGGLPELNPSTVIDQGIAVASTLIASISVAGWFTSPGGNLVAAIASLLTFLAFVIIAGQLALSLIEMYIVIGGGVLLLGFAGSRWTMPFAERYLSYAVAIGIKLFVLYLIIGVGTALAASWAPTLANAGTSPSDLFAILGASLVYMIVSWQIPSFASSLIAGSVNLTLGSALYTGGSMAAMALGVKGIAVRAAAAGVRGSTAVLEAGRYARAARAAGSAGMIGSVAGGFTALATEAVAARARRVAGIPAARTTESLRQRRIARFGDSRRQVGGGGPPDAGVVSRAPIARARVPSRAERSRETAPMATTTTQPPSDDDRDTR
- the trbJ gene encoding P-type conjugative transfer protein TrbJ; this encodes MFDPRNMVHNIITAVQQTLSVAQEVQMVANQGTQIAQQVQQLQHELEMLQNMAVNTLAAPTVAWGETQAALDALGQAVQVGLSIPYTLSNVADVFEGRFPGYVASTDWPTAYDSWSTSALDTLRGTLASAGRNVADAPSVQAALDALRSANDSTQGRLEALQIGNQIASLQVGEMTKLRQLFAAQINAQNAYLGAQEAKAAGSAAAFDAWVGNAPQAIPVSRASEGLGTVPRP